In one window of Paraburkholderia sp. PREW-6R DNA:
- a CDS encoding fimbria/pilus outer membrane usher protein, with protein MDRLVSCLHFETLPAGHLRGGIYAWRAQTRLFRALTLSAGIMLFYGARAQSLPLTAGMDPDGIHNLILEVNVNGQPTGLLGHFRDVDGRLWVDARELASIGVNTQRLGIPDTAEVSLDVIPDLHYAYDAGRQVLTLDIPDSVRKPYTFDNRSLQATMPASASRGFVLNYDAFAQTTGAQQFALYNDSRYFDPSGVLNNTGIAYLSARGQRYMRYDTSWGHSNPAGPSTIQFGDTISSALAWTRAIRLGGLQWKSDFALRPDLVTFPVPALTGSAVVPSAVELYVNNVHQFTGTVPSGPFVLNTVPGITGAGQASLVTHDALGRLVTTSVPLYVDTRLLAPGLSSYSVEAGFLRRNYGSASFDYDPRPAFSGSLRRGLTDSLTVEGHAEATSGVVNAGAGALLRLGMSGVLNGSLSASSGHLPGTQLGVGYQLIEPAFSINAQTIRSFGSYGDLASRDGAPVAAATDQITIALPFRRQQTLAVNYIGYRLQQGPASKIGSLSYTFNFGTSVSLNLSTYRDFGQHNASGAFVSINFGMDHHTSVNTTAGRQDGLPDYNVDVIRAPDYDGGWGWGVQMGNTGTAPYQQAQLEYLGSIGEITTAAQNVGRRRSASLDASGALVLMDGSVQGSRHVYDGFAMVSTDGFAGIPVLHDNRLIGTTDRSGHLLVPDLNAYESNQISIDSMGLPADARVGLTSLQIVPQAQSGVLAHFEVARYRAASVILQTPDGRPLPPGARVHHVESGKDTIVGYDGMTFIEELRNQNHLVVQNGSLNCTAVFDYRHPVDASLPTIGPLPCGSAQGGVR; from the coding sequence TTGGACCGCCTGGTTAGCTGTTTGCATTTCGAGACATTGCCCGCAGGGCATCTTCGTGGCGGAATATATGCGTGGCGTGCGCAAACGCGGCTGTTTCGCGCGCTCACCCTGAGCGCCGGCATCATGCTGTTCTACGGTGCACGAGCGCAGTCCCTGCCTTTAACGGCCGGCATGGATCCAGATGGAATCCATAACCTGATTCTTGAAGTGAATGTGAACGGCCAGCCTACAGGCTTGCTTGGGCACTTTCGCGACGTCGATGGCCGGCTCTGGGTTGATGCCCGCGAACTGGCTTCGATCGGCGTTAATACGCAACGCCTGGGCATCCCGGATACTGCGGAAGTGTCGCTGGACGTGATACCGGATCTGCACTATGCCTACGACGCAGGCAGACAGGTGCTCACCCTGGACATTCCCGATAGTGTCCGCAAGCCTTACACATTCGACAATCGTTCCCTGCAAGCCACAATGCCCGCCAGTGCATCCCGTGGATTCGTCCTGAATTATGATGCCTTTGCCCAGACCACTGGTGCACAACAATTTGCGCTTTATAACGACTCCCGGTACTTCGATCCATCGGGCGTATTGAACAATACTGGTATCGCCTACCTTTCCGCGCGCGGCCAGCGTTACATGCGCTATGACACCTCCTGGGGCCACTCGAACCCTGCCGGACCGAGCACGATCCAGTTCGGTGACACCATATCCTCAGCGCTTGCGTGGACCCGCGCGATTCGTCTGGGCGGCCTCCAGTGGAAGAGTGACTTCGCACTGCGACCTGACCTCGTAACCTTCCCCGTTCCAGCGCTAACGGGGTCTGCAGTTGTGCCTTCCGCTGTTGAGCTGTATGTGAACAACGTGCACCAGTTCACTGGTACTGTGCCCAGTGGTCCATTTGTCCTGAACACCGTACCTGGCATAACGGGGGCCGGGCAAGCGTCTCTGGTTACTCACGACGCCTTAGGCCGTCTGGTGACGACGTCTGTGCCACTCTATGTTGATACCCGGCTACTCGCACCCGGGCTGTCGAGCTATTCGGTCGAAGCCGGATTTCTGCGTCGAAATTACGGATCCGCATCCTTTGACTACGACCCGCGCCCTGCCTTCAGCGGCTCGCTACGGCGCGGGCTAACGGACAGTCTGACTGTAGAGGGACATGCGGAAGCAACTTCAGGCGTTGTGAACGCGGGTGCGGGTGCACTGCTACGTTTGGGTATGTCGGGCGTATTGAACGGTTCACTTTCGGCGAGTTCCGGGCATCTGCCTGGCACCCAGCTGGGCGTTGGATATCAGCTGATCGAGCCAGCCTTTTCGATCAATGCGCAAACGATCCGAAGCTTTGGCAGCTATGGCGATCTTGCCTCACGGGACGGCGCACCCGTTGCTGCGGCGACAGATCAGATTACCATCGCCCTGCCATTCCGGCGCCAGCAAACGCTCGCCGTGAACTATATCGGTTACCGGCTCCAGCAGGGCCCTGCCTCGAAAATCGGCTCGCTTTCCTATACCTTCAATTTCGGTACGTCGGTGTCGCTTAACCTGAGCACATATCGTGACTTTGGACAGCACAATGCAAGCGGAGCGTTTGTATCGATCAATTTCGGCATGGACCACCATACCTCGGTCAACACGACTGCTGGCCGGCAGGACGGACTGCCAGATTACAACGTCGATGTAATTCGCGCGCCGGACTACGACGGCGGCTGGGGTTGGGGCGTGCAGATGGGCAATACCGGCACGGCACCCTACCAGCAGGCCCAGCTCGAGTATCTGGGCAGCATTGGCGAAATAACCACAGCGGCGCAGAACGTCGGCAGACGCCGTAGCGCCTCTCTTGATGCAAGTGGGGCGCTCGTGCTCATGGATGGCAGCGTGCAGGGATCACGCCACGTCTATGACGGCTTCGCGATGGTGTCGACCGACGGATTCGCTGGCATCCCGGTACTGCACGATAATCGACTGATCGGCACAACCGACCGCTCCGGCCACCTTCTCGTGCCGGACCTGAATGCATACGAAAGCAACCAGATCAGCATTGACAGCATGGGACTGCCTGCAGATGCGCGTGTTGGTCTGACTTCATTGCAGATCGTGCCCCAGGCACAATCCGGTGTACTGGCACATTTTGAGGTGGCGCGCTACAGAGCGGCCTCGGTCATTCTGCAAACGCCTGACGGGCGGCCGCTGCCGCCAGGCGCGCGCGTGCATCACGTGGAAAGCGGAAAAGACACGATCGTCGGCTACGATGGCATGACGTTTATCGAAGAGCTGAGGAACCAGAATCATCTCGTAGTACAGAACGGCTCGCTAAACTGCACGGCGGTCTTTGACTATCGGCATCCCGTCGACGCCTCCTTGCCGACGATCGGCCCCCTGCCTTGCGGCAGTGCTCAGGGAGGAGTCCGGTGA
- a CDS encoding molecular chaperone produces MAALCAATLLPLTAWPASLQISPVSVELQSGEKATGVTLRNPDEQPMYGQVRVFRWDQENGEDVLAPSQELIASPPLVEMAPHGEQLVRLVRANAVPSSTEQSYRLLIDELPQPEEGSSSGVKIRLRYSVPVFVEPAGVAGVPDLTWHLWKTSSGWTMRVQNTGTRRAQIAAVDVVDRAGTPHHVNRGLLGYALAGRAGEWSITLPGGTDLTGSVRIKANVNSLPMETVVVVGPPG; encoded by the coding sequence GTGGCCGCGCTATGCGCGGCCACCCTGCTTCCCCTGACGGCATGGCCAGCCTCTTTGCAGATCTCCCCTGTGAGTGTCGAACTCCAGTCAGGCGAGAAAGCGACCGGCGTCACCTTGCGTAACCCGGACGAACAGCCCATGTACGGACAGGTCCGCGTCTTTCGCTGGGATCAGGAAAATGGCGAAGATGTCCTTGCACCGTCACAGGAATTGATCGCAAGTCCTCCCCTCGTTGAGATGGCGCCCCATGGCGAGCAACTGGTGCGACTCGTGCGGGCCAATGCGGTGCCCTCGTCCACTGAGCAGAGCTATCGTCTGCTGATCGACGAACTGCCACAACCCGAAGAAGGCTCGTCAAGCGGCGTGAAAATCCGCCTACGCTACTCCGTCCCCGTGTTCGTCGAGCCTGCCGGCGTCGCGGGCGTACCGGACCTCACATGGCATTTATGGAAGACCTCAAGCGGATGGACCATGCGCGTGCAGAACACCGGCACGCGCCGTGCACAGATTGCAGCGGTTGACGTGGTCGATCGGGCAGGCACACCTCATCACGTGAATCGCGGCCTGCTTGGGTACGCACTTGCCGGTCGCGCAGGCGAGTGGTCCATTACGCTTCCGGGCGGCACAGATCTCACTGGCTCCGTCAGGATCAAGGCAAATGTGAATTCGCTTCCCATGGAGACGGTTGTGGTAGTTGGACCGCCTGGTTAG
- a CDS encoding spore coat U domain-containing protein, whose protein sequence is MLQAGAATYTNGTATATFNVSLTIQANCGISANPLNFGTNGVLSSALNQQTTVSVTCTNTTPYNVGLDAGTVASSTVTSRLMAGTATGNTGTTVGFQLYQDSGHTTVWGNTQGTNTVGGVGTGSAQSLTVYGQVPVQATPKPDKYQTTVTATVYF, encoded by the coding sequence ATGTTGCAGGCTGGCGCCGCTACTTATACCAACGGTACAGCTACTGCGACTTTCAATGTTTCGCTTACCATCCAGGCCAATTGCGGTATTTCAGCGAATCCTCTGAATTTCGGAACGAACGGAGTACTGTCCAGCGCCTTGAACCAGCAGACGACTGTCTCTGTGACCTGCACCAATACCACGCCTTACAACGTGGGTCTTGATGCTGGCACCGTCGCCAGCTCAACCGTGACGAGCCGTTTGATGGCCGGAACTGCGACAGGAAATACCGGTACGACAGTTGGATTCCAGCTCTATCAGGACTCGGGACACACAACCGTTTGGGGCAATACACAAGGCACGAATACTGTAGGCGGTGTCGGTACGGGTTCGGCCCAGTCTCTTACAGTTTATGGTCAAGTGCCCGTCCAGGCCACGCCAAAGCCTGACAAGTACCAGACGACTGTGACCGCGACAGTCTATTTCTGA
- a CDS encoding Glu/Leu/Phe/Val dehydrogenase dimerization domain-containing protein — protein MDRLNVAANDNLLGLHGEPPHERILMASDAASGLQAIIAIYSTTRGPAFGGCRNWHYATQHEALNDALRLSQGMAFKNALADLPFGGGKAVIIRNTKIHDRMELFNAFGRMVESLGGAYITAEDVGTTAADMRAVQAETSYVSGIPRGGDVYGGNPSPYTAYGVFMGLRESVHCVLGASTLENVTVAVQGLGSVGWELCKRLHAAGAKLVVADIDSARTAEAQQLFGAQIVDASEIVMAKADVFAPCALGGAITGSVASDCRFRVIAGGANNQLMSLAEGDVLHRRGIFYAPDFLVNAGGIISCAREYLGSAQEQAVLAEIAEIGQRVHQLIERVQTTGMAPARAAVAWAREKMIAG, from the coding sequence ATGGACCGACTCAACGTTGCCGCCAATGATAACCTGCTCGGTCTTCATGGTGAACCTCCCCATGAACGTATCCTTATGGCCTCGGATGCTGCGAGCGGCCTGCAGGCAATTATTGCGATCTATAGCACCACTCGCGGTCCCGCGTTTGGTGGCTGTCGTAACTGGCATTACGCAACCCAGCACGAAGCGCTGAACGACGCATTGCGACTGTCGCAGGGCATGGCCTTCAAGAATGCACTCGCAGATCTTCCTTTCGGCGGTGGCAAGGCCGTGATCATCCGGAATACGAAGATTCATGATCGCATGGAGCTGTTCAATGCGTTCGGGCGTATGGTTGAGTCGCTGGGTGGCGCCTACATTACGGCCGAAGACGTCGGTACGACGGCGGCTGATATGCGCGCGGTTCAGGCTGAGACCAGTTACGTCAGCGGGATCCCGCGTGGCGGCGACGTGTACGGCGGCAATCCGTCTCCCTATACCGCGTACGGGGTGTTCATGGGTTTGCGTGAATCAGTACATTGCGTACTGGGCGCATCGACGCTCGAGAACGTTACTGTGGCCGTTCAGGGGCTTGGTTCTGTCGGATGGGAGCTGTGCAAGCGCCTTCATGCGGCGGGCGCAAAGCTTGTTGTGGCTGACATTGACAGCGCCAGGACAGCCGAAGCGCAGCAGCTGTTCGGCGCTCAGATCGTCGACGCGTCGGAAATCGTGATGGCGAAGGCCGATGTCTTCGCGCCGTGCGCGCTGGGAGGTGCCATCACCGGGTCTGTAGCGTCGGATTGCAGGTTCCGTGTGATTGCGGGCGGCGCAAACAACCAGCTGATGTCGTTGGCCGAAGGTGATGTCCTTCATCGCCGCGGCATTTTCTATGCGCCTGATTTTCTCGTGAACGCTGGCGGCATCATCAGTTGCGCGCGTGAATACCTTGGCTCGGCACAGGAGCAGGCGGTGCTTGCCGAGATCGCTGAAATCGGGCAGCGGGTACATCAGCTGATTGAGCGTGTACAAACGACGGGGATGGCGCCAGCACGTGCCGCAGTTGCGTGGGCGCGTGAAAAGATGATTGCAGGCTGA
- a CDS encoding HU family DNA-binding protein, whose protein sequence is MNKQELIGVVATMTGNNATATGEVVDAILQIVMAAMVRGDTVQLTGFGLFSTGTRSERVGRNPSTGEAMTIAASKTVRFKPAKRFKDAVNAR, encoded by the coding sequence ATGAACAAGCAGGAACTTATCGGTGTCGTGGCGACCATGACAGGTAACAACGCAACTGCAACGGGCGAGGTGGTCGACGCCATCCTTCAGATCGTAATGGCGGCGATGGTCCGCGGCGATACTGTCCAGCTGACTGGCTTCGGTCTGTTTTCGACCGGTACGCGCTCCGAAAGGGTAGGTCGGAATCCGTCAACGGGTGAAGCGATGACGATCGCTGCCTCAAAGACCGTCAGGTTCAAGCCCGCAAAACGATTCAAGGATGCGGTCAACGCACGCTAG
- a CDS encoding H-NS family nucleoid-associated regulatory protein yields the protein MTDIRDLKKQLGHLNLLIAEAKEKEKAAALAAFRLQVEEYGITELELLRGLGFIKMRAKTGGSEYYDPDTGRRWSGKGRMPNWLKGRNPEDYRIVPTAKPWWPERESAGS from the coding sequence ATGACGGATATTCGGGACCTGAAAAAGCAGCTGGGTCACCTGAACCTGCTGATCGCCGAAGCAAAGGAAAAGGAAAAGGCGGCCGCACTGGCAGCCTTCAGATTACAGGTCGAGGAATATGGGATTACGGAACTCGAACTGCTCAGGGGGCTCGGCTTTATCAAGATGCGTGCGAAGACCGGTGGCTCCGAGTACTACGATCCCGACACCGGTCGTCGCTGGTCGGGCAAGGGACGCATGCCTAACTGGCTGAAGGGCAGGAATCCGGAGGATTACCGGATTGTCCCGACGGCGAAGCCCTGGTGGCCGGAACGGGAGTCTGCAGGCTCATGA